The Porites lutea chromosome 4, jaPorLute2.1, whole genome shotgun sequence genome contains a region encoding:
- the LOC140933245 gene encoding putative fibroblast growth factor 1, translating to METQRYKLFLSLCLYLFFYCTSLNFIQGIPINYKSSKDRQSRSRVAKSITHLHVVGNAPTNRVRAQLLSRTGYFLEILANGTIDTTLNNSSNYTILEIQTYNKTLKRFLGVHCGCYLAYEDRGKRRGKFIGTKKKTNDSLFLELFEENSFTTYRPLTYPRQHNDTGYLAIKENGKFRRVDRSKAGMQASQFNILEIK from the exons ATGGAAACACAGAGATATAAATTgtttctg TCTCTTTGTTTGTACCTGTTCTTCTATTGTACATCATTGAACTTTATCCAAGGGATACCCATCAACTATAAATCGTCAAAAGACCGACAGTCAAGATCGCGGGTGGCCAAATCCATCACGCACCTTCATGTAGTTGGAAATGCTCCGACCAATAGAGTACGCGCCCAATTACTTTCAAGGACCGGCTATTTCTTGGAAATTCTAGCCAACGGAACCATTGATACAACACTGAACAATTCATCAAATTACA CAATTTTAGAAATCCAAACATACAACAAAACGCTAAAAAGATTTTTAGGAGTACACTGTGGTTGTTACCTCGCTTATGAGGATAGAGGCAAGAGAAGAGGAAAATTTATAGGAACA aaaaaaaaaacaaacgacTCTTTGTTCCTGGAACTATTTGAAGAAAATAGTTTTACAACTTATAGGCCGCTAACATATCCACGTCAACATAACGACACGGGGTATCTGGCAATTAAAGAAAACGGAAAGTTTAGAAGAGTAGACAGATCAAAGGCCGGCATGCAGGCGTCACAGTTCAACATTCTAGAGATAAAATAG
- the LOC140935284 gene encoding ciliary microtubule inner protein 2B-like, with protein MGFTELTNPHKASNLPGYRGYCPQLKYECGHTYGIATDKLTARHMRNEKLVPTTLPDPKEREPYLPTPNGDNKLTAGMIPYYTGYVPTMRFLYGSRYREATEQAVSNFMKKDQTHRAEQNHLKKTVYSHSKLKPVPSYKEPSMYPDLRPKYAKGYFPSDHREFCEPPVPGYTGYVPRRREHDLGTRYATWTRDGFTDSLDMRNKQESLATQIIDVTRMPVSTVKTLIAEHGTLYKKIGMKPKYTGYIPQRRFRFGNTYGDTTRSLPVCVDTQGYSNGNYITTPVM; from the exons ATGGGTTTCACGGAGTTAACAAACCCGCACAAAGCCAGCAACTTGCCAGG GTACAGAGGTTATTGCCCTCAGCTGAAATATGAATGTGGTCACACATACGGAATCGCTACAGATAAACTCACTGCA AGACACATGCGTAATGAGAAGCTTGTCCCTACGACATTACCAGATCCAAAGGAAAGAGAACCATATCTGCCGACACCGAATGGGGACAACAAGCTCACGGCAGGAATGATCCCATATTATACTG gaTATGTCCCCACCATGCGGTTTTTGTATGGATCCCGTTACAGAGAAGCTACGGAGCAAGCAGTTAGCAACTTTATGAAGAAGGATCAGACTCACCGAGCGGAACAGAACCATTTGAAGAAAACTGTGTACAGCCATTCAAAATTAAAGCCTGTACCTAGTTACAAAGAACCCAGCATGTATCCCGATCTTAGGCCAAAATACGCTAAAGGTTATTTCCCAA GTGATCACCGCGAATTCTGCGAGCCACCAGTACCAGGTTACACCGGCTATGTACCTCGGAGGAGAGAACATGACTTGGGAACTAGATACGCCACATGGACCAGGGACGGCTTTACTGACTCACTAGACATGCGCAATAAGCAGGAGAGCCTGGCCACGCAGATTATTGACGTCACAAG AATGCCTGTGTCAACCGTAAAAACCCTTATTGCAGAGCATGGAACACTCTACAAGAAAATCGGAATGAAGCCAAAATATACCGGATACATACCGC agCGCCGTTTTAGATTTGGCAACACGTATGGTGACACGACTCGTTCTTTACCAGTCTGCGTAGACACTCAAGGATATTCAAATGGAAATTACATCACAACGCCTGTCATGTAA
- the LOC140933247 gene encoding uncharacterized protein, translating into MEPDDKKNSFVKIDNPHTENQSNVISPSEMIEKLIQVVGTFEDIKRRQRMFHIMNLVNGYGDIDSVSISSGSLAEGLDIRGSDEDITLILKYVTAVPSYVAFVPKNDETVVLVDFDQDFPGFATICPLLDASVNSYVQKATVLSSSLFREQFRVSGQENHGPCLNDGERDIAVCIHCPFLPEIVIKRFENRQSKWLQEDFLGDILADGCLMVPIGPRNSEKRSILWRISFAVAEKSIILRMNHAQILCYALLKIMLKEGLEQNNSVKDLLCSYFLKTCLFWLIDETNNDEQVWNVENVLGCYELCLERMILGVTNCNCPNYFIPENNMFRGRICEDNNDVLLSLLKKYKSEGYLALLHCGSFLVQSAFVTHSQREANLDFLCFRVLHIYPFDDIELAYSAARDLDNLYRAETDGFVLGVINKLRSSVHQEIAQMLPLPDMTEGSVGERPLLLEKHREHISIGGESDAISGAVLLSCLYYNVGNYRQALLVLGEAEEKLTANLVHLRKEIYSKEEYDFYLDSMCGKGLTLVDKLKHATVVPIVMLENSSLIPEEFLPEVKHRPLCTVPAVVLLHSMQYLCYNKLQNVEKRQKAISKLDEVIKSKFLILPRFYSVAFTFLGACFETEGDNKNAMNCYERALENPPLCKSAQDRMNRLLVVC; encoded by the coding sequence ATGGAACCTGATGataagaaaaacagttttgtgAAAATTGACAATCCACATACAGAGAACCAGAGCAATGTCATATCTCCAAGCGAAATGATTGAAAAGCTCATTCAGGTTGTTGGTACATTTGAAGATATCAAGCGCAGGCAGAGGATGTTTCATATAATGAATCTAGTTAATGGTTATGGTGATATAGATTCGGTGTCTATCTCAAGTGGAAGCCTTGCTGAAGGGCTGGACATCAGGGGCAGTGATGAAGATATTACCCTTATTCTTAAATACGTCACAGCAGTGCCTTCTTATGTTGCCTTTGTACCTAAAAACGACGAAACAGTTGTTCTGGTTGATTTTGACCAGGACTTCCCAGGATTTGCCACGATTTGCCCATTGCTTGATGCATCAGTCAACAGCTATGTGCAGAAGGCGACTGTATTATCGTCTTCGCTGTTCAGAGAGCAGTTCAGAGTAAGTGGTCAAGAAAACCATGGCCCTTGCCTTAATGACGGTGAACGTGACATCGCTGTTTGCATCCACTGTCCCTTTTTGCCAGAGATTGTTATCAAGAGATTTGAAAATCGGCAGTCAAAGTGGCTACAGGAAGACTTTCTGGGGGATATATTGGCTGATGGCTGTCTTATGGTTCCTATTGGACCAAGGAATTCTGAGAAACGGAGTATATTGTGGAGAATATCTTTTGCTGTCGCAGAAAAAAGCATTATTTTGAGAATGAATCACGCCCAAATTCTGTGCTATGCATTGCTGAAAATAATGCTGAAGGAAGGATTGGAGCAAAACAACTCTGTCAAGGATTTGCTTTGCTCATACTTCCTAAAAACGTGTCTGTTTTGGCTGATCGATGAGACAAACAATGATGAACAAGTTTGGAATGTAGAGAATGTTCTTGGCTGTTACGAGCTGTGCCTTGAAAGGATGATCTTGGGGGTTACGAATTGCAACTGTCCTAATTATTTTATACCTGAAAATAACATGTTCAGAGGAAGAATATGTGAAGACAACAACGATGTCCTTTTGTCATTGTTGAAAAAGTACAAATCTGAGGGCTACTTGGCACTTCTGCACTGCGGTTCATTTCTTGTTCAGTCagcgtttgtcacgcattctcAAAGAGAGGCGAATTTGGATTTTCTCTGTTTCAGAGTTTTGCACATTTATCCATTTGATGATATCGAACTGGCATATTCAGCGGCAAGAGATCTGGATAATTTGTACAGAGCGGAAACTGATGGGTTTGTTCTGGGTGTCATCAATAAACTGCGGTCTTCCGTACACCAAGAGATTGCCCAAATGCTTCCGCTGCCAGACATGACGGAGGGCTCTGTAGGTGAAAGACCTCTGTTACTGGAAAAGCATCGTGAACATATTTCGATTGGAGGTGAATCCGATGCGATAAGTGGAGCTGTTTTACTTTCATGCCTTTATTACAATGTAGGGAACTACCGCCAGGCATTGCTGGTCTTAGGTGAAGCTGAGGAAAAACTGACTGCAAATTTGGTTCATTTACGAAAAGAGATCTACTCGAAAGAGGAGTATGATTTTTACCTTGACTCCATGTGTGGCAAAGGCTTAACTTTAGTGGACAAATTGAAACATGCCACAGTAGTTCCTATCGTTATGCTGGAAAATTCCTCACTCATTCCAGAAGAATTTCTTCCTGAAGTCAAGCACAGACCCCTGTGCACTGTCCCTGCTGTTGTGCTCTTACATAGCATGCAGTATCTATGCTACAACAAACTACAAAATGTTGAGAAGAGACAGAAAGCCATTTCTAAGCTTGATGAAGTCATCAAAAGCAAGTTTCTCATTCTGCCACGATTTTACTCAGTAGCTTTTACATTCCTTGGGGCATGTTTTGAAACGGAGGGAGACAACAAAAATGCAATGAACTGTTATGAGCGTGCTTTGGAGAATCCCCCATTGTGTAAAAGTGCTCAGGACAGAATGAATCGTCTCCTTGTCGTTTGCTGA